From a single Stigmatopora argus isolate UIUO_Sarg chromosome 4, RoL_Sarg_1.0, whole genome shotgun sequence genomic region:
- the col6a4a gene encoding collagen alpha-6(VI) chain isoform X1, translated as MAWGRSLLLLLLAIRIHGNGAQKIECAKANRADVVFVVDGFSSIGNANFQEVRLFLRSVVSGLDVAPNKVHVGLAQYSDRPHQEFLLKDHPDKKSVLAQLDKFPYRSGNTFTGLALDFVRTHFFNESGGSRIGQRVPQIAVVLTDGDSTDEVLEPARRLRQHGVIVFAVGVGDANREELRAIANRPEENFLFYIDSFQDLRKLTDGLLETVCTYVDNQRQALAQKFSDIFFLVDSGLTQNEFQQARNLLVRLTNQITIGLSAHRMGLAQYARDTRVEFDLDDHRNGKEVSDAVRRFRLRRPQGNERRDLGAALEYARSHFFTGQAGSRADLGVRQFLIVLSGVDSGDEVDKRSRLLKAQGINVVGINFGAPLPRSPDLGGVPGLPGAAAPPNFLPGLKATLEAQGLPEYPTGECKGAKLADVVFVVDESGSNSNFQLVRSFLHSIVSGLDVAPTGVQVGMVMYSDSARAPFYLNTFDDKRDLLTHLKMMPYKGGGTNTGAALNFTRESVFTKKKGCRKDKEVQQVAVVITDGKSQDEVDYAALALRRSGVKIYVVGVNGADRQQLRQMASHPPNKHIFQVDSYTKLQMLEKKLQGIVCHNILRESVSAKVIKDTIKESCKQTDQADIFFLIDHSGSLYPRDFADVQKFILEFVSTFRIGPQHVRMGAVKFNDTPALEFDLSAYSDAKSLGQAVEDIFHVGGGTKTGRALEFMIPQFRRAAETRGGKVPEFLVVVTDGRSNDSVKAPAQKLRAQGVTIYAVGVKKADKEELDEISGDPKRSFFVDNFDALVPLKENIVTDICTYEVCKGVSGDVLFLMDSSGSIYPPDYKKMKDFVKSVINKSNIGRDDIRVGIMQYSTLQKLVFPLDFDKDQMLRAVDAMRQIGGGTLTGEAIARVTPYFDAARGGRPGVSQRLVVITDGESQDDVKGHASALRLKGVTVHAIGVEDANATQLLDISGSAERVSLEMNFDDLKDLENQIALEICNPTRVCKKTEKADIIFLLDGSTSVDGNFTSMLQFISSTVSLTTVGKDQTRFGLLLFANDTELVFTLDQYDSKQDVLRAISALKLPFGNTHTVKALAYSLSFFDALHGGRAAQNVPQVLMVITDGEATEPADLQVTSDALRQKGVSVFSIGVIGASRSELEIMAGHDLSRVFFVNDFAALETLRKNITGALCAATKPVCRKRIADLVFLLDQSESIKGTDYAIMKNFTTQLVSSFNVSQDLFRVGVAQFDDSFQDEFHLNRYLGEEDVNKHIMDMKQRKGSTYIGNALAKIQDYFQEGNGSRRAADVPQNLVLITDGESTDEVQTPADNLRALGVEIFVIGIGNYRETQLLQMAGKHDRYHTVDSFVALTEIRQKVVDTICNSVIRQRGDCSIDIAMGFDVSQTSGRPGETLISGQSKLKTLLPEIVHKVSSIPQLCCTIYGPIIPNVGYRIVGQDDFAFEPFKPSDNVVSKVLSTELNVATRLDGAMLRSFGDKFREKSNAGVKVLIIFSDGLDEDVVTLENESDRLRLSGVDMLLVVALEGATHPERLQDLEFGRGFDYKTPLVIGMRGLDSSVFQLIETAANRVCCNLMCKCAGHQGVHGIWGAPGSKGTAGQRGNPGHQGDEGHAGNRGGPGPSGPQGIQGCPGPRGAMGSRGRGGNRGEEGELGLDGVFGEQGMAGQNGSRGMPGHLGNPGIPGIQGEPGLKGQRGLRGDPGESGQDHTRPGPKGDVGNAGRPGDAGQDGKPGTYGDRGNVGQDGRRGHPGVKGATGAFGDPGLLGIPGASGPQGTRGNRGIPGPRGVPGLPGPQGGPGSPGGVGSTGRRGGHGQKGQPGDLGVQGTKGTTGPRGTPGQDGRDGYGPPGPKGIKGDSGFPGYPGMAGDSGGQGSIGMAGRKGNRGRGGNSGNTGDSGQRGEPGYEGHKGLRGPPGTKSMTECELVTFLRDHCACSIDLGSCPALPTELVVALDMSQDVTAAAFERQRSALLRLLDDLHVAESNCPTGARVSLLAYSGHAKHLLRFHESRRRSQLLAAVRDLALERNDNRRHLGGAMRFVARHLFKRVRSGATMRKAAIFFSAGPTEDVDDVLAAVMEFRGLDVVPAVVSLRNAPAISRAMELDESGKSVFTVLGRDVAADLRKVKNCVICYDPCRRAPECAFIQEAPAPQRADADLVMLLDGSRQMQADDFAGARELLASVSRRLAVSPLPGRADTLPRVAAVQQGRLEFGLSIFGDARRAAEHLVRGVRQEGGPSGLAPALGLAMRELGAAPHARRRKALLAVLGTRASAEDAARLRAAVLRAKCAGLAIFVVTVGDGYDRAQVEDLAGEPLQQHLLHLERLGHREREYARRFFGVFLAALDKGVNTYPSPSMSQTCREQADQSGGQILTDLQQFADELEFADAPQEQSGQTHVVPAFVSPDASDDNDDDDDSTDPCLAEADEGDCQDYVPMWFFDGRQRSCQLFWYGGCGGNANRFASEDNCRAACLAGAAA; from the exons TCGTGAGGACCCACTTCTTTAACGAGAGCGGGGGCAGCCGGATCGGCCAGAGGGTTCCCCAGATCGCCGTGGTGCTGACGGACGGCGACTCGACCGacgaggtgctggagccagccCGGCGCCTGAGGCAGCACGGGGTCATCGTCTTCGCCGTGGGGGTGGGGGACGCCAACCGGGAGGAGCTGAGAGCCATCGCCAACCGGCCCGAGGAGAACTTTCTCTTCTACATCGACAGCTTCCAAGATCTTCGCAAATTGACCGACGGTCTGCTGGAGACCGTGTGCACCTATGTGGATAACCAGAGGCAAG CTTTGGCCCAAAAGTTCTCGGACATCTTCTTCCTGGTGGACAGCGGCTTGACCCAGAACGAGTTCCAACAGGCCCGGAACCTCCTGGTCCGACTGACCAACCAAATAACCATCGGCCTGTCGGCGCACCGCATGGGCCTGGCGCAGTACGCCCGGGACACCAGAGTGGAGTTCGACCTGGACGATCACCGGAACGGCAAAGAAGTGTCCGACGCCGTCCGCCGTTTCCGCCTGCGTCGCCCGCAGGGCAACGAAAGGCGCGACCTGGGCGCGGCTCTGGAGTACGCTCGCTCGCACTTTTTCACCGGGCAGGCGGGGAGCCGAGCGGACTTGGGCGTCCGCCAATTCCTCATCGTCTTGAGCGGGGTAGATTCCGGCGACGAGGTGGACAAGCGATCTCGTTTGCTGAAGGCCCAGGGAATCAACGTGGTGGGCATCAATTTCGGAGCGCCTTTGCCCCGTTCGCCGGATTTGGGCGGCGTTCCCGGCCTTCCCGGCGCTGCCGCTCCCCCAAACTTCCTTCCGGGTCTCAAGGCCACTTTGGAAGCCCAGGGTCTTCCGGAATATCCGACTGGAG AATGCAAAGGAGCCAAGCTGGCCGACGTGGTGTTCGTGGTGGACGAGTCCGGCAGCAACTCCAACTTCCAGCTGGTGCGCTCCTTCCTGCACTCCATCGTGAGCGGGCTGGACGTGGCGCCGACCGGCGTGCAAGTGGGCATGGTCATGTACAGCGACTCCGCCAGGGCGCCGTTCTACCTGAACACCTTCGACGACAAGCGCGACCTGCTGACGCACCTGAAAATGATGCCCTACAAAGGCGGCGGCACCAACACGGGCGCCGCCCTCAACTTCACGCGGGAGAGCGTCTTCACCAAGAAAAAGGGCTGCCGCAAGGACAAGGAGGTCCAGCAGGTGGCGGTGGTGATCACCGACGGGAAATCCCAGGACGAGGTGGACTACGCCGCTCTGGCGCTGCGACGGTCCGGCGTCAAGATCTACGTGGTGGGCGTCAATGGCGCCGATCGCCAGCAGCTGAGGCAGATGGCGTCCCACCCGCCCAACAAGCACATTTTCCAAGTGGACAGCTACACCAAGCTCCAGATGTTGGAGAAGAAACTTCAGGGCATCGTGTGCCACAACATCCTGCGCGAATCCGTTAGCGCCAAAGTCATCAAAGACACCATCAAAGAAA GTTGCAAGCAAACCGACCAAGCGGACATCTTCTTCTTGATCGACCACTCGGGAAGCCTCTATCCCAGGGACTTTGCGGACGTACAGAAGTTCATCCTGGAGTTCGTGAGCACCTTCCGCATCGGGCCTCAGCACGTCCGCATGGGCGCGGTCAAATTCAACGACACCCCCGCCTTGGAATTCGACCTGAGCGCCTACTCGGACGCCAAAAGTCTGGGGCAGGCGGTGGAGGACATCTTCCATGTGGGCGGCGGCACGAAAACGGGAAGGGCGCTGGAGTTCATGATCCCGCAGTTCCGACGGGCCGCCGAGACGCGGGGCGGGAAGGTGCCCGAGTTCCTGGTGGTGGTCACCGACGGGAGGTCCAATGACTCAGTCAAGGCGCCCGCCCAGAAGCTGCGAGCGCAGGGCGTGACCATCTACGCCGTGGGGGTGAAGAAGGCCGACAAGGAGGAGCTGGACGAGATTTCCGGCGACCCCAAGAGGAGCTTTTTCGTCGATAATTTCGACGCTCTGGTCCCCCTCAAAGAAAACATCGTCACCGACATCTGTACATACGAAG TTTGCAAAGGCGTCTCCGGCGATGTCCTGTTCCTGATGGACAGCTCCGGGAGCATCTACCCGCCcgactacaaaaaaatgaaggactTTGTCAAATCGGTCATCAACAAGTCCAACATCGGACGGGACGACATCCGCGTGGGCATCATGCAGTACAGCACCCTCCAGAAGCTGGTCTTCCCCCTGGACTTCGACAAAGACCAGATGCTGCGGGCCGTGGACGCCATGCGGCAGATCGGCGGCGGGACGCTCACGGGCGAGGCCATCGCCCGGGTGACGCCTTACTTCGACGCCGCCCGAGGGGGGCGTCCCGGCGTGAGTCAACGGTTGGTGGTGATCACCGACGGGGAATCCCAGGACGACGTGAAAGGGCACGCTTCTGCGCTGAGGCTCAAGGGCGTGACGGTCCACGCCATCGGCGTGGAGGACGCCAACGCCACCCAGCTGCTGGATATCAGCGGGTCGGCCGAACGCGTCTCCTTGGAGATGAACTTCGACGACCTGAAGGACTTGGAGAACCAGATTGCCTTGGAGATCTGCAATCCGACGAGAG TTTGCAAGAAGACGGAGAAGGCGGACATCATCTTCCTGCTGGACGGCTCCACCAGCGTGGATGGCAATTTCACCAGCATGCTGCAGTTCATTTCGTCCACGGTCTCCCTGACCACGGTCGGAAAGGACCAGACTCGCTTCGGACTCCTCCTCTTCGCCAACGACACCGAATTGGTCTTCACCCTGGACCAATACGATTCCAAACAGGACGTCCTTCGAGCCATCTCCGCGCTCAAGCTCCCTTTCGGAAACACCCACACCGTGAAGGCCCTGGCCTACTCCTTGTCCTTCTTCGACGCCCTGcacggcgggcgggcggcgcAGAACGTCCCCCAGGTCCTGATGGTGATCACGGACGGCGAAGCAACCGAACCGGCCGACCTGCAGGTGACGTCCGACGCCCTGCGACAAAAGGGCGTGAGCGTCTTCAGCATCGGGGTGATAGGAGCCAGTAGGAGCGAGCTGGAGATCATGGCCGGTCACGATTTGTCGCGAGTCTTCTTCGTCAATGATTTTGCCGCGTTGGAAACTTTGCGCAAGAACATCACCGGCGCGCTCTGCGCCGCCACTAAGCCAG tttGCAGGAAGCGTAtagccgacctggtcttcctgctGGACCAATCGGAAAGCATCAAGGGAACTGACTACGCCATCATGAAGAACTTCACCACCCAGTTGGTCAGCAGCTTCAACGTCAGCCAGGATTTGTTCCGCGTGGGCGTGGCCCAGTTCGACGACAGCTTCCAGGACGAGTTCCACCTGAACCGCTACTTGGGCGAAGAGGACGTCAACAAGCACATCATGGACATGAAGCAACGCAAGGGCAGCACGTACATCGGCAACGCCCTGGCCAAAATCCAGGACTACTTCCAGGAGGGCAACGGATCTCGCAGGGCGGCCGACGTCCCGCAGAATCTGGTGCTGATCACCGACGGCGAGTCCACTGACGAGGTGCAGACCCCCGCGGACAACCTCCGAGCCCTGGGCGTGGAGATCTTCGTCATCGGCATCGGCAATTACCGAGAAACTCAGCTGCTGCAGATGGCCGGCAAACACGACCGATACCACACCGTGGACAGCTTTGTCGCCTTGACGGAGATCCGGCAAAAAGTGGTGGATACCATCTGCAATTCGGTGATCAGACAAAGGGGCG ACTGCAGCATCGACATCGCCATGGGCTTCGACGTCTCCCAAACAAGTGGACGTCCGGGCGAGACGTTGATCAGCGGTCAGAGCAAGCTGAAGACCCTCTTGCCCGAGATCGTCCACAAAGTGTCCTCCATCCCGCAGTTGTGCTGCACCATTTACGGGCCCATCATACCCAACGTGGGCTATCGGATCGTGGGCCAGGACGACTTTGCCTTCGAACCCTTCAAACCCAGCGACAACGTGGTGTCCAAGGTCTTGAGCACCGAATTGAACGTGGCCACCCGCCTCGACGGCGCCATGCTGCGCTCCTTCGGGGACAAGTTTAGGGAAAAGTCCAACGCCGGAGTGAAG GTTCTCATCATCTTCTCAGACGGGCTGGACGAAGACGTCGTCACGCTGGAGAACGAATCGGACCGGCTGCGATTGtccg GCGTGGACATGTTGCTGGTGGTGGCCCTGGAGGGGGCCACCCACCCGGAACGGCTGCAGGATCTGGAGTTCGGCCGAGGGTTCGACTACAAAACGCCGCTGGTCATCGGCATGCGGGGCCTGGACAGCAGCGTCTTCCAGCTCATT GAGACGGCGGCCAATCGGGTGTGCTGCAACCTCATGTGCAAGTGTGCGGGACACCAAGGCGTGCATGGAATTTGGGGTGCTCCGGGTTCAAAG GGTACGGCGGGACAACGAGGCAACCCCGGACACCAGGGAGATGAGGGCCATGCC GGCAATCGCGGCGGTCCCGGCCCGAGCGGACCTCAAGGAATTCAAGGCTGCCCTGGGCCCAGGGGAGCCATg GGTTCCCGAGGACGGGGAGGTAATCGG GGCGAGGAAGGAGAACTCGGACTGGACGGCGTCTTCGGAGAACAG GGCATGGCCGGACAAAATGGCAGCCGAGGAATGCCGGGACATCTGGGGAATCCG GGCATCCCGGGCATCCAAGGAGAGCCGGGACTAAAAGGACAGCGGGGCCTGAGGGGAGATCCG GGAGAAAGCGGACAAGACCACACCCGGCCGGGACCCAAAGGAGACGTCGGGAATGCCGGCCGACCG GGAGACGCGGGACAAGACGGCAAACCGGGAACATACGGCGACCGCGGGAATGTC ggtCAAGACGGAAGACGAGGACACCCCGGAGTGAAG GGGGCCACGGGCGCATTCGGAGATCCTGGCTTGTTGGGAATTCCCGGCGCGTCCGGTCCTCAG GGTACCCGAGGCAACAGAGGAATCCCAGGACCCAGGGGCGTCCCCGGACTTCCGGGCCCCCAG GGGGGGCCGGGATCCCCTGGCGGGGTGGGTTCCACGGGACGTCGCGGAGGTCACGGCCAGAAG GGACAACCGGGAGATCTGGGCGTGCAAGGCACGAAGGGGACGACGGGCCCCCGGGGGACGCCG GGTcaggacggcagggacggataCGGCCCACCCGGACCCaaagggatcaag ggagatTCAGGCTTCCCCGGTTATCCCGGGATGGCG GGCGACAGCGGCGGCCAGGGTTCCATAGGGATGGCGGGACGCAAAGGCAACCGAGGTCGCGGG GGTAACTCGGGGAACACTGGAGACTCGGGTCAGCGCGGAGAACCCGGTTACGAGGGACACAAG GGCCTGCGAGGGCCTCCCGGAACTAAAAGCATGACG GAGTGCGAGCTGGTCACGTTCCTCCGAGACCACTGCG CGTGCTCCATTG ATTTGGGTTCCTGCCCCGCCCTCCCCACCGAACTGGTGGTGGCGCTGGACATGTCGCAGGACGTGACGGCGGCGGCTTTCGAGCGTCAGCGGTCGGCGCTCCTGCGCCTGCTGGACGACCTGCACGTGGCCGAGAGCAACTGCCCCACGGGCGCCCGCGTCTCGCTGCTGGCGTACAGCGGCCACGCCAAGCATCTGCTGCGCTTCCACGAGTCCCGGCGCCGCTCGCAGCTGCTGGCGGCCGTGCGCGACCTGGCGCTGGAGCGCAACGACAACCGCCGCCACCTGGGCGGCGCCATGCGCTTCGTGGCGCGCCACCTCTTCAAGCGGGTGCGCTCGGGCGCCACCATGCGCAAGGCCGCCATCTTCTTCTCCGCCGGGCCCACCGAGGACGTGGACGACGTGCTGGCGGCCGTCATGGAGTTCCGCGGGCTGGACGTCGTGCCCGCCGTGGTCTCGCTGAGGAACGCCCCCGCCATCAGCCGCGCCATGGAG CTGGACGAGAGCGGCAAGTCGGTCTTCACCGTGCTGGGGAGGGACGTGGCCGCCGACTTGAGGAAGGTGAAGAACTGCGTCATCTGTTACG ACCCGTGCCGCCGCGCCCCGGAGTGCGCCTTCATCCAGGAGGCTCCGGCGCCCCAGCGAGCGGACGCCGACCTGGTCATGCTGCTGGACGGCTCCCGGCAGATGCAAGCCGACGACTTCGCCGGCGCCCGCGAGCTCCTGGCCTCGGTGTCCCGCCGGCTGGCCGTCAGCCCCCTGCCGGGCCGCGCCGACACGCTTCCCCGCGTGGCGGCCGTCCAGCAGGGCCGCCTGGAGTTCGGCCTGAGCATCTTCGGCGACGCCCGGCGGGCGGCCGAGCACTTGGTGCGAGGCGTGCGGCAGGAGGGCGGCCCCTCCGGGCTGGCCCCCGCCTTGGGACTGGCCATGCGGGAGCTGGGCGCCGCCCCCCACGCCCGGCGCAGGAAGGCGCTGCTGGCCGTGCTTGGCACCCGCGCCTCCGCCGAGGACGCGGCCCGGTTGCGGGCCGCCGTCCTGCGGGCCAAGTGCGCCGGGCTGGCCATCTTCGTGGTGACGGTGGGCGACGGCTACGACCGGGCGCAGGTTGAGGACTTGGCCGGCGAGCCCCTCCAGCAGCACCTGCTGCACTTGGAACGGCTGGGGCACCGGGAGCGAGAATACGCCCGCCGCTTCTTCGGGGTCTTCCTGGCCGCGCTGGACA AGGGCGTCAACACGTACCCATCGCCGTCCATGAGCCAGACTTGCCGCGAGCAAGCGGACCAAAGCGGAGGGCAAATCCTCACTGATCT TCAGCAGTTCGCGGATGAGCTTGAGTTCGCCGACGCGCCGCAGGAGCAGTCGGGACAGACGCACGTGGTCCCCGCCTTCGTCTCGCCAG ACGCATCGGACgacaacgacgacgacgacgactcaACAG ACCCCTGCCTGGCGGAGGCGGACGAGGGCGACTGCCAGGACTACGTCCCCATGTGGTTCTTCGACGGGCGGCAACGGAGCTGTCAACTCTTCTGGTACGGCGGTTGCGGCGGGAACGCCAACCGCTTCGCCAGCGAGGACAACTGCCGCGCCGCCTGCCTGGCGGGGGCGGCGGCCTGA